One segment of Chionomys nivalis chromosome 3, mChiNiv1.1, whole genome shotgun sequence DNA contains the following:
- the LOC130872085 gene encoding resistin-like alpha: MKTTICSLLIIISFLQLMVPVNTEETLDSVMKKLKEVRSLERPPSAMTKSLSCTTIKALGTLASCPPGMIATGCSCGFACGSWNVQNENICHCLCPIIDWTVARCCQLRK; the protein is encoded by the exons ATGAAGACTACAATCTGCTCCCTGCTCATCATCATCTCCTTTCTTCAACTGATGGTCCCAGTGAATACGGAGGAGACCTTAGACTCTGTCATGAAGAAGCTCAAGGAAGTTCGCAGTCTAG AGCGTCCTCCCTCTGCTATGACTAAGAGTCTCTCCTGCACTACTATCAAGGCTTTAGGTACACTGGCTTCCTGTCCACCAG GAATGATTGCTACTGGTTGTTCATGTGGCTTTGCTTGTGGATCTTGGAATGTCCAGAATGAAAACATTTGCCACTGTCTGTGTCCAATCATAGACTGGACCGTTGCCCGCTGCTGCCAactgaggaaatga
- the LOC130872107 gene encoding resistin-like beta, which translates to MKSTIWFLLIFISLLQLMIPVNTQASKDSSVNKKIQEALNSRKPKKLSCISVQTSGRWASCPAGMAVTGCACGNGCGSWDVQNGITCHCQCAGMDWTTARCCQLV; encoded by the exons ATGAAGTCTACAATATGGTTCCTTCTTATCTTCATCTCTCTTCTCCAACTGATGATCCCAGTGAACACTCAGGCCTCCAAAGACTCTTCGGTGAATAAAAAGATCCAGGAAGCTCTCAATAGTAGAA AGCCTAAGAAGCTCTCTTGCATTAGTGTCCAAACATCAGGCAGATGGGCCTCCTGTCCTGCTG GTATGGCTGTCACTGGTTGTGCATGTGGCAATGGTTGTGGATCGTGGGATGTCCAGAATGGAATTACTTGCCACTGTCAGTGCGCAGGCATGGACTGGACCACTGCCCGCTGCTGCCAACTGGTTTGA